The genomic interval GCTCCGGCGGCGCAGCAGCCGGATGAGCAGCCTGGGGTCGGCGGTGGCGTGCTGCGGCTCCCGCCTCGCGGCGCGCTGTTGCAGGGCGGCCCCCAGGGCGAAGCAGGCGGCGGCGCCGAGCGCCAGCACGACCGCCGGGGTGGTCACGCGGCGGTCCCGGCGACCGACGGCGGCCCGTACTCCGTACCCACACAGCTACGCTACGTGGTGAATTCGCCGCCCACGGACGGTTCCGGACCGGCCGACGAACCCGTCGCCGGTACGTCCGGACCGCCGCCCGGCACGGCGACGGTGCCCGAACCGGCCGGAAGCCTCCCGGCCCGTCCGGGCACCGTCGACGCCGCGCGCCAGCCCCCCGCCCGGGGCTCGACGCGCTTTCCGGTTCAGGACGCCAGCGCTCCGGCGGCCCGCCCCTCGTGCAGGGTGAGGTTGCGCCCGTTCGACGGGTCGAAGAGGTGGATCTTCTCCAGGTTGAACCAGATCCGGTGGTTGCCCCCCTCGGTGACCGGGGACTCCGCCGACAGTCGGGTCACCAGGTTCCCGCCACCGCCGCCGAAGCCGTCCGCGCCCACGTCGGCGGCGAGTTCCTCCAGCTCCGCCGCGCTGGCCCGCTCGCCGGAGACGGTGAGGTAGACGTACTTGTCGGAGCCCATCGACTCGACGATGTCGACCGGCGCCTCGAACTCCAGCCCCCGACCCCGGGTCTGCTCGTCGATCAGCCCGGCGTCCTCGAAGTGCTCCGGCCGGATGCCGAGGATCAGCTCCCGGGGGGCGTCCTCCGCCGCCAGCTCGCGACGGAGCCGGTCCCCGAGGGGTACGTCGCCGATCGCCGTCCGCAACCGGTCGTCCTCGACCGCGGCGTGCAGGAAGTTCATCGACGGCGAGCCGATGAACCCGGCGACGAAGAGGTTCGCCGGGTGGTCGTAGAGCTCCTGCGGCGGGCCGACCTGCTGCACCGCACCGCCCCGCATGATCACCACCCGGTCGCCGAGGGTCATCGCCTCGGTCTGGTCGTGCGTGACGTAGACGGTGGTGGTGCCGAGCTGCTTCTGCAACCGGGACACCACGGTACGCATCTGCACCCGCAACTTGGCGTCGAGGTTGGAGAGCGGCTCGTCCATCAGGAACGCCTTCGGGTTGCGGACGATCGCCCGCCCCATCGCCACCCGCTGGCGCTGCCCGCCGGAGAGGTTCGCCGGCTTGCGGTCCAGCAGCGGCGTCAGTTCCAGCACCTTGGCCGCCTCGGCCACCTTCTGCTCGATGGTCGCCTTGTCGAGCTTGGCGAGCCGGAGCGGGAACGCCATGTTCTCCCGGACGGTCATGTTGGGATAGAGGGCGTACGACTGGAACACCATCGCGATGTCCCGGTCCCGGGGCGCCTTGTCGTTGACCCGTTCGCCGTCGATCCGCAGCTCGCCGGAGCTGATGTCCTCCAGTCCGGCGATCATGTTCAGCGTGGTCGACTTCCCGCAGCCCGACGGGCCGACCAGGATCACGAACTCGCCGTCGGCGATCTCCAGGTCGACGTCCCGGACCGCGACCGTCCCGTCCGGGAAGCTCTTGCTCACCTTGTCCAGCACGATGTCAGCCACTGCGACCTCACCCCTTGACGGCGCCGGACGTCAGGCCCGACACGATGCGACGCTGGAAGAACAGCACGAACAGAATGATCGGAATCGTGATCACCACGGCGGCGGCGGAGATCGCCCCGGTCGGGTCCTCGAACTGCGACTCCCCGGTGAAGAACGACAGCGCCACCGGTACCGTGCGGGACCGCTCGGTGGAGGTCAGCGAGATCGCGAAGAGGAAGTCGTTCCAGCAGAAGATGAAGACCAGGATCGCGGTGGTGAAGACCCCGGGGGCGGCCAACGGCGCGATGACCCGGCGGAACGCCTGCCCCGAGGTGGCGCCGTCCATCTTGGCGGCCTTCTCCAGGTCCCACGGGATCTGCTTGAAGAACGCCGACAGCGTGTAGATGGCCAGCGGCAGCGAGAAGGTGATGTACGGCAGGATCAGCCCCGGCCAGGTGTCGAAGAGCCCGAGCGACCGCTCGATCTCGAACAGCGGCGAGACGAGCGAGACCTGCGGAAACATCGCGATCAGCAGGGAGACCCCGACCAGCGCCTTCTTGCCCGGAAAGTCCAGCCGGGCCACCGCGTACGCGGCCATGGTGCCGAGCACCACCGCGATGGCGGTGGCGATCAGGGCGATCCCGATCGAGTTGCCCAGCGCCCGGACGAACTGGTTGGTGGAGAAGATCGTGCGGTAGTTGTCCAGCGTCCACTCCCGGGGGATGAAGTTCCCGTCGGTGAGCGTGCCGGTGGTCTTGAACGACAGCGACGCGATCCACAGCACCGGGACCAGTGCGAAGACCACCACCACGACGTCCAACAGTCCCCACCGCCACTTCGCGGCGGCAGTGGTGTCACTCGCGGCCATCAGAACTTCCTTTCGTTCGCGACTGCGGTGCTCCGCTTCGCTGCGCTCCTCGCGCTCACCGGCGGCTCCCCTCGTCCGTGCTGCCCGGGGCAGCCGTGCCGAACAGCTTCACGAAGACGAACGCGATGATCGCCACGGCCAGGAAGATCAGCACCGACATGGTCGACCCGATCCCGAGGTTGAGCCCGCGCATCAGGTTGTTGTAGGCGAGCATCGACACCGACGACGTCTCGTTCGACCCGGCGGTCAGCACGAAGATGTTGTCGAAGACCCGGAACGCGTCCAGGGTGCGGAACAGCAGCGCCACCAGGATCGCCGGCTTCATCACCGGCAACATGACCTTGACGAACCGCTGCCAGGCGGTGGCACCGTCCATCGAGGCGGCCTTGAGCAGGTCCTCCGGCACCAGCGCCAGGCCCGCCATCAGCAGCAGCGCCATGAACGGGGTGGTCTTCCAGATCTCCGCCAGCATGATGATCGCCAGCGCGCTGGCCCGTTCGGTCAGCGGCGCCCCCTCGCCGAAGAGGTTGGCCAGATATCCGGTGCCGGGCGTCCAGGCGTACCGCCAGGAGAAGGCCGCGACCACCGTGACGATGCCGTACGGGATCAGCGCCGAGGTGCGGACCAGCCCGCGCCCGACGATGGTCCGGTGCATCACGACGGCCAGCCCCATGCCGAGTACCAGTTCGACGGCGACCGTCACGACGGTGATCAGCATGGTCACCCCGAACGCGGTCCACCAGTAGTCGTTGGTCAGCACCGTGGCGTAGTTGGCCAGCCCGACGAACTCCCGCTCGTCCGGGAACTTGAGGTCGAAGCGCTGCAACGACAGCCAGACCGAGTAGAGGATCGGATAGGCGGTCACCGCCAGCATCACCAGCGCGGCCGGCGCGCAGAGCAGCCAGCCGAGCCGGCGCTCGGCCCGCTTCCCCTCGCTCAGCGCCGCCCGTCCGGGACGGCCGCGCCGGGGCGCCGGCACGCTCCGGCCGGCCCCGCTCCGGTCCACGGCGGTCGCGGTCCCGGTCTCGGTCTCCGTGCTCACGGCAGCACCCCCTTCGAGTCGAGCGCGTCCTGCGTCGCCTCCCGCATCCGGTCCGCGGTCCGCTCCGGATCGATCGCCGACGGCGGGGAGAGCGTCGCCGACAGCACCGTCGAGATGTTCTGGTACGCCGGGCTGCGCGGCCGGGTCGCCGGATCCTTCAGCTCCTCGAGGATGGTGTCCCGCATCGGGTACGCCTCGGCCATCTCCGGCTCCGCGTAGACGCTCTCGATGGTCGGCGGCACCCCGTCGTTGATCGCGGAGAACTTCTGGTGCTCGGCGTCGCGCAGGCAGGTGGCGGCGTCGAAGGACTCCTCGGGATGCTCGGTGTACCGGCTGATCCCCAGGTTGAACCCGCCGATCGTCACCTTGCTCGGTGTCCCCGGGTCCACGCCCGGATAGCGGGCCCACCTGACCTTCTTCGCCAGCTCCGGGTCGGCCTCCTGCATCGCCGGATAGACGAACGGCCAGTTGAGCTGGAACGCGCCCGCCCCGGACTGGAAGTCGAGCCGGGCCTGGTCCTCGATGGTGTTCGAGAAGGAGGAGGTGGTGATCCCGGCGGTGGCGAA from Plantactinospora sp. BC1 carries:
- a CDS encoding ABC transporter ATP-binding protein, which codes for MADIVLDKVSKSFPDGTVAVRDVDLEIADGEFVILVGPSGCGKSTTLNMIAGLEDISSGELRIDGERVNDKAPRDRDIAMVFQSYALYPNMTVRENMAFPLRLAKLDKATIEQKVAEAAKVLELTPLLDRKPANLSGGQRQRVAMGRAIVRNPKAFLMDEPLSNLDAKLRVQMRTVVSRLQKQLGTTTVYVTHDQTEAMTLGDRVVIMRGGAVQQVGPPQELYDHPANLFVAGFIGSPSMNFLHAAVEDDRLRTAIGDVPLGDRLRRELAAEDAPRELILGIRPEHFEDAGLIDEQTRGRGLEFEAPVDIVESMGSDKYVYLTVSGERASAAELEELAADVGADGFGGGGGNLVTRLSAESPVTEGGNHRIWFNLEKIHLFDPSNGRNLTLHEGRAAGALAS
- a CDS encoding carbohydrate ABC transporter permease, whose protein sequence is MAASDTTAAAKWRWGLLDVVVVVFALVPVLWIASLSFKTTGTLTDGNFIPREWTLDNYRTIFSTNQFVRALGNSIGIALIATAIAVVLGTMAAYAVARLDFPGKKALVGVSLLIAMFPQVSLVSPLFEIERSLGLFDTWPGLILPYITFSLPLAIYTLSAFFKQIPWDLEKAAKMDGATSGQAFRRVIAPLAAPGVFTTAILVFIFCWNDFLFAISLTSTERSRTVPVALSFFTGESQFEDPTGAISAAAVVITIPIILFVLFFQRRIVSGLTSGAVKG
- a CDS encoding carbohydrate ABC transporter permease, giving the protein MDRSGAGRSVPAPRRGRPGRAALSEGKRAERRLGWLLCAPAALVMLAVTAYPILYSVWLSLQRFDLKFPDEREFVGLANYATVLTNDYWWTAFGVTMLITVVTVAVELVLGMGLAVVMHRTIVGRGLVRTSALIPYGIVTVVAAFSWRYAWTPGTGYLANLFGEGAPLTERASALAIIMLAEIWKTTPFMALLLMAGLALVPEDLLKAASMDGATAWQRFVKVMLPVMKPAILVALLFRTLDAFRVFDNIFVLTAGSNETSSVSMLAYNNLMRGLNLGIGSTMSVLIFLAVAIIAFVFVKLFGTAAPGSTDEGSRR